The sequence tatatgtttaGCATTGTTGCTTTAAGTGTGAAACATGTAACAACCTAATATTGAGCATATCGTTTTTAAGCACGCTCGGTATGAGAGACGGCTGGAAAGTCTGATGCAACTGGCTGACGcccttaaataaaaaagctttttatcaactctaataataaacaaaagtcAACTGTGGTGTCTTACAACAAAGATTGAACTAGAATGTATCTAACTGACATTAAACTCTGTCCATATGACTGCACTGAATGGatcatatttttattactataaaTTGAACAAAGCTGTGTAAACCTTGGTACCATTCATGAgatgttttcttccaggattttccTTTGGTTAACTTCCCTGACCCTGATGAAGACAAGCCTCCCCAtggcatgatactgccaccaccatgtttcactgtacaGGGAGTATTCAGAgttatgtgcagtgttagtttacACCGCCCCACGTAGCATGGAGCCCCACAACCTGGGCCAGTTTAAAGCAACACGTCTGAGACATCACCCATCATTTATGGTAATCTCCCGACAGGGGAATCTCAGGTATCTGAGAATAACACAGTGCTTCTATAAAGATCTGTGGATTTCCAGACTTTCTAAGGATTAGGGTAATGCTTGATTATAAAaccaaagccaaaaaaaaactgcattgaaTAGAGGAAGAGAGATAATTCAGAATCTCAGTACATCCCTAGAAATCTGCTTCAAGCTGCATCAAACTTTCGCATTTTgatcaaaacatgttttgagtCTGGGGTTTTAAATTACCTTGAATAAACTGAatcaactaaagaaaaaaatagaggaACATTTGTGTCTTTTAAGACTACATGCAAACCGAtttctaatttttgttttggttttgtaagGTGATGCACGCACGTTAATCCAGGCAGTTTGACGCCGTGATCTCGGTTTTTGTTCAGATAACCGGATGACGCTGTTGCAGGCTGGAAAACACGCAAAGTGTGCGCACCTTTCGCACACCTCAAATTTGTTTAGATCTTGCAGCCACATTGATATTAAATATTCAAAGCCTTTTGATGCTCTTGAGACTTTGCTGCTGACGTACGAGCAGACGTTACAAAGACCGGTGTCTGTAGCTGAACTTTGGACTCTGTGGGTGATAAAGGGAGCCCTCAGCCAATAGAAATACAACACAACCAATTGTGTAAACAAGCGGTGTTTAATTTCACATAACATGCTGACAAAAGAGCCCAATAATTGTTGTGTATGTTGCTGATGTGAATCCCAAATCCAGGGCGGCCTTGTCTGTTTACATGTCACCAAATAAATTTGGTCTTTCGTGaactgtttacataaatcagCAGGTGCAGCTTTACCACCCGTTCATTACCTGCAGAATGCATTCATCGGAGGCGACGCCAAACATGCAAGCCTGAACGCTGAAACCCGCCGCAGACGTATTAATCACGGTGGAGACGTCAGCGCTTACAAGTGGAGTTCAATATTTCATGTAAGCGAAGAAAAACATGACTCAGGCCCAGCCAGGAGCCAAGATGAGAACACGAGCAAAGCTTACCTGTGTTTTACAATCACGCTACAGCCACAAATTTCACTGTGATTTATTGGGATTCATCATGATGTGGCATATAATTTGTGAAGCCAAAatgttgcagtttttatttattttttttagacacaaaactctgaaaagctcttatttgtatttagccccccACCCGCCCATACCCCAATCACATATCATATTACTTCCACTTCCCAATTATGTGTTATGATGTGTTGGTCTGCCtcttaaaatccaaataaagtacaaaaaatgtgaaaagggttGAAGAGTATGAATACATCCAAAAAGCACTGTAATGAAAGTATCTATGATGGACCGGttacctgtccaggatgtaccccaccccccaccccccatgaTCCCGCGTGGATAAGAGAGTATAGATCATGGATTAATGGATGTAATAAATTTAGTATATTTCCATGCGCTGATGATAAATTTGGTTTAGACCAAGAATCAGTGAATACATTCGATTTGTTTCGCTGCTTTTCACTACGATTACCGTTTAtcaaaaaacctgaaaaaaaagtttgtgaaGCCAAAAtgtagcagtttttttttttttttttttttttagaaacaaaactctgaaaagctcttatttgtatttagccccccACCCGCCCATAAACCCAATCATATATCATATTACTTCCACTTCCAAATTATGTGTTATGATGTGTTGGTCTGCctcataaaatccaaataaagtacaaaaaattGAAAAGGGTTGAAGAGTATGAATACATCCACAAAGCACTGTAATGAAAGTATCTATGATGGACCGGTTACCTGTCCAGGAtataccccccaccccccatgaTCCCGCGTGGATAACGAGTATAGATCATGGATTAATggatgtaataaatgtagtataTTTCCATTCGCTGATGATAAATTTGGTTTAGACCAAGAATCAGTGAATACATATGATTTGTTTCGCCGCTTTTCACTACGATTACCATTTAtcaaaaaacctgaaaaaaagtgtgttaTTATCAGTGAAGCAAGGTGTCACTACCTGAAGCACGACGTAAGTGACGAGACAGAGAGCAGCCAGGAGAGAGTCTCCGATCTCTCCGTGCAAGTCAGAATAGTCGAGGCAGTCGAAGACTGCAAGGAAGGCTGCAAGGCGAAGGGCAGAAACCTCAGGACCGGAGCTAAACCATAGCAGGTCCAGACTGGGTTCACCACCTACAAATTAAGACAGAAGAGAGCATAATATGGGATAGATGCAAAACAGCATATAAAAGATAAcagatgttttcatttttaggcACAGTGGATACACGGGAGTTAAGTAGTACATGGGATGTTAACGGGGGCAGGATGGACCATATCAGCTTCTTTCAAAGGGTTTCCGGGGAAGACGAACCATTCCCTGATAGCTGGAACATCCACAGAGCTGTCTGAGAACACACAGAAAATTACACGCTTTTACCTAAATTTACTGTTTGAAGACATCAAACCATTCTTCTTCAATTACATGAGCGTCCTTCGGCACATTTTTATGAGCGAGCttaaatctttgtgtttttgcctTCCTACCATCctttcccagcagcagcagcaaaccaTAGACGCGTTGTCTGCACGGCTTGTAGACGAGGGCCTGAGGCGGCAATTCCTtgtcctcctcgtcctccagaGAGTTGCTGCATTCGGTGACTCCGGCGCACACAACACTGTAAACCATGAAACCCTCCGCTGCTACATGTTTCTCTCTACATGCCTGCGGAAAGCCACACAGCAAAAATATTTAGCTCTTCTGGTATTCGGTATTTTACACACTGCAGGGAGATTTACAGCTAAAATGCACATCACGAATCATAACATACCTTTAAAATCTCAGGACTAATGTGCTTCTCAAAGGCAAAAGGTGGAGCAGAAATGTCAACCAGCTCATAGTCTTTATGTCCAGGTAATAAGTAGGAGCAAATTCCCTTCTTTAACAGCTCGCTTTGGGAAGATGATACATTCAGGGAACGTGGGACAAGTCCAGTTTCTTCCTCTTCAGAAACATTCAAAGACCTCACAAACTGGGCTACTGCGAGCACTAGCTGACCCTGAGGATGACCAAGATATGGTTCTGGATTGGTTCTCCTGTGAACAATAAAGATCTTAGATCATTTTTCAAACACCCCAAAACAAATGGCCGTTTATTACTGCAGGCACTATGCTGACTCCAGAAGACTACAAGTGAATGCACCACTTTCTTCCCTTGATAGATAACTTTGTATTACAggcacatctaaaaaaaaaaaattgaatattgCATAAAAGGGGCAATATGTTTTGCCAGTAATATGAGAAAGTGAAGctcatatattatatagaatCGTTACACAGAGAGTGaagcctttgtttcttgtaatattgatgattatggcttacagataatgaaaactcaGAATTtaatgtctcagaaaattagaatactataaaaaaaagttccttaTTGTTAACTGATGGTGTTGAACCCTAATCACCTGATGAACTCAAAACTGACCCTTTAAACGGTCTCTcactctgggtcagtaggcgacaCATTCATGGGGAGGACTGCTGACTTATGAGATGTTCAGAAGACGGTCAGACACCCTTCACAAGGAGGGGAAGCCACCgaaggtcattgctgatgaaGCTGCTTCTTCAGAGTtttgtatccaagcatattaacagaaaattgagtggaaggaagaagtgtggagTAGGTGcaacaggaacagacagaaccaTTTCACAAGGAGTGGACCGAGACTGAAGTTGGTTAATCAAGAGCCACCACGCACAGACCAGAGATCGACCGATTCACGTTTTTTCAAGGCCAATGCCGATTATCAGTTGAAGTGATACGGTGCTGCTGGTTTTCTTGAAGCCGATGTTGCCTTTTCTCTCTCCATTTACAATATAAAAATTACAATGATAACAACTGTTACAAAAGTCtcaaaacttgcttttaaagcAGCATATATTAACAGTCAGCTTCAGACCGCAGTTTGAAAGGTACACAGGGAAAACCTGCATCACCCCTCTTATGGCGGCGCTTTGCTTGCACTAAATGAACATGTCACAGCAAGAAAAGAGCTTCTTTAGTTcagtggggagaaaaaaaacaaacagctgatgCCGAAACAAAAAACCCCCCACAAATGTCCTCCCATAATATCAGGCGGCCGATGTATTGGCCAACATTTGTAACCCAAGACATGGGCTACAAATGTTGCATTCTTCATGTCAaaccactcctgaaccagagacaacatCAAAAGTGTCTTACCTGGGGGCTAaggagaaacatttttttttttatagaaatgttcctgttttcagattaaagtaaattctgcatttcatttggaattcaaggtcccagagtctggaggaagagcggagaggcacagaatccacagtGCTTGAAGTCCCGTGGTGAaggtttccacagtcagtgatggtttggggtgccatgtcatctgcagGTGTTGGTCCACTGCGTTTACTGAGGTCCACAGTCACTGAAGTCATTTAACAGGAAATTCTAGAGCAcctcatgcttccctctgctgacaagctgtatggaaatgctgatttattttcaccgccaaaagtaccaaaagctggttcaaaGACTTatggtgttcctgttcttgacTGAGCAGCaaactcccctgacctgaacccttATGGTCTgctgtcaagaggaagatgagaaacaCCGAATCCGACAAGGccgatgacctgaaggcagctatcaaagcaatctgaGCTTCCGTTACACCTACGCTGATCGGCTCTATGCCACgccgcactgatgcagtaaaTCCTGCAAGGGGAGGCTTAACCAAGAgacagaagcctgacatttgaGCTTAAAATATCCTTTTATGATTGGTCTaacatgatattctaattttctgagacgcTGGATTTTGGGTGGTTTTTTTATGTGTAGTCAATAATCAAGTGCAAGAAACAATAGCTTGAAATAATTTTACTCTATGTGTAACAAATCTCTACACAAAAGCTGTTTCACTTTGTGAAATGACTGGCAAtatatatttcacttttttgagATGCACCTGACTATATGAACCAATGTTGACTGCATTATGTCTCTGTTAAATGAGCAAATCgatcaaattaaattaatctgGATTTAACTTAACTGATTACACAAAGAACTTGGATGGTTTAAAGCCTTTTCACAGTGCGCCACACGTTTTTTAATTCTTACCTGTATGCTGCCACAGCATTGTTTCTGATATGCTGCATGTGCTCCTCTGAAACCACGTCGTTacccagcagacaggccagCAGAGGCAGCTGGGTAACGGCTAGTCCGATGTTTCTGCAGACCTTCTGCCGGTCATACATGACAGTCGTTAGGCCGTTTATTCTCAGCTTTGCCACAGACAAGTAGGGGGCACTTAAGGGATGAGATAAAACCACATGTTCAGATCAGTTTGTCCACATTTTCCATCCCTTATTACAGTTATTTTCATGTAAGATCAACATGAAGTCCAAGACAGCAATTTAGGCTACACCTGTCATTTTGCAGCCATTAcaaagcacttttaaaaaccAGCTATACCAATGTGATCATTTTTTTATGCAAACCTGTCATATATGATGAAGTCTGAGTCCTGTCCCAGAATGCCCATGCTGCCATGACGACGAGCGTAGCTGGCAATTTCATAGTCCGCCTCTCTCACTGAACAGAACACCTTTTGACCCAGTGATCTATAGACAACCCGCATCTAATCAAACTGCATCCAAGAACACTTTGTATTCTTTGTCAGGAAGTAATttaaatacaaagcatacatGTTCTACATAAGGCAGCTGCATCAGTCAGTGAGGGGAAACGCTTACCTGAGGGCCAAAGGGGTGAATGTTGCCAGAGCGGATGGCAGACAGGAGAGCTGTCTGCCAGGCTGTTCTCCACGTTCCTTTATGTAGTTAAAGATTTTCACAATATCCCTGTTCACCCGGTGTCGCCTTTTCACCTGTAGAAAAACGGCATGCTGCTTGAAAATATCTAAGAATTGGTTTCAGTTTAAGGAAAAAGTTGTAAAACCGGGATGTTTTCTATACTTGACAAACGTGGCACCCAGTCGGTGTCTCTACTCACCCACTCTGGTCTCTTCTGCTCTTCCACGACTCCGTCGAAGAAAAAGACCAAGTTGATGCCTGCAGAGGTAAAAGCCTCCACCCAGTTCTTCAGGACATCAAGATACTCCATCCACTGGCCTCCACACACCCAGTTCGTACACGAGTACCAGTGGCAGAGGCAGGACATGCCATCAACCACAAGTGTGGGACCTGCACAGCAGTTAAataggaaaatgtaaaaaaagtgcaaaaccaGAGCAAAGTCTACAATTGTAGGAGAGAAATATTTAGGAGTCTAAGTTTACaatttgaaaacataaaaactttgACTCAGTAACAAGAGCCAAGGTTATAATAAATCAATACATGCATGTTCATGGAAGAGTTTATAGCTCATTATGATTTGACTAAATAGAGcccaaacattttaaagaatcagGTCATAATAATTTTGCCCAGTAAAAGACATTACAGTACAGCATTAGGGTTTTCAGACCATACAGTTTAACAAATCTTTCTTTGACTAAACCTGAAGTTGCAATGCCTtcatcgtgtttttttttcaatgcaacagctttatttaaaaatacatgatgTTGTATAAAAGTAAATAGTGTTTACTATATTTATTATGCTGAGGTGTAAATAGAGTTCATTTGAGATAGTTCCAAGATAATTAGGTACATTTGTATCCACTACTACATTACTTTCACTTTACATTTCTTGTTATCTGAATCTGCTTTACCTTGGagtacatttcatttatttacattctgccTTTCAGGAAGCAGATTTAAGTATTTTAGTAATCTCTTATAGTGGTTTTGACTAGATCAATCAGCCAGAAAGTCCATGGATCTGTTTTGATCAGTGATTTACAGGTCAAACAGTGAAAAATAACTTGTCCCCATTATTAAAGGCTTCTAAATTACAAATGTACACCATTTTATACACCATGTATAAATGCAACAACCAAGATCATATGCTTTAATATACTTTTCTTTAGTATAATGAAGATTATTTGAAGCATACTTTGATACATAAACAGGGATAATCGTATAACTCCATCCTCTGTTGCTTCACCCTATCAAAAATACCTGAAACACATTTTCTATCCTTTATACCCTTATTATACATAAACTATAGGTAATTAATTATATTacatcttatatatatatatatatatatatatatatatatatatatatatatatatatatatatatatatatatgatttgtagttaaaaaaaatctaaaagcatAGTGACAAttgcatattattattattattattattcgtGCTTTCTGAAGGTTTTTCAGAAAGTTGTTTTAACACAAGCAGCActttccattatttttgcatGATGGTCTTTATTTGTGTCCACAAATAAAGTCCACAGATAAAGTTTATTGGGTGCAAAATATGTCTCACTGTGATGTACATTGCATCAGAATAAACTAGAAGAAATGAcaggacaaaagaaaaagtgaccACCTCAACAGTATCTTAGGGTTTAAGAAATATACTGAAATTGCAGCTAAAGCCTGACACGTGGCTGAGATGCATCACCCCACAGTTTGACCGCAGCTTTTAGGCAGTGAAAATATGGTCAGACTGTTGAATCTGTTGAACAGGGAAACTCAGCTGGTCATGTCAGCGGTGGAAGTACAGCTCTGCTGGTTTTTGGCGACATGCTGCCTGGCCATCTCCCTCAGGTTCACTGTCACACAGGCCTCTGGGCAGCATCGCTCCACAAAGCTCTGCAGACCTTTTACGCCCATTCCTGCAGAGCACAAACACAAATGCACCCATTAAAAGGAGCCACTGCGTGCTCTGGATATGTCGAATAACAATTGGATGGCATCATAATGATCTTATTGCTCTTATTATTATGTCATTACTATCATGGCTTCGGAAACCCTCTGCTGCTGTGTGACAACAGAAAGCGGGGTGGTTTCTTTCATGTAATGATCAGGGGAGCACACAAGTCAACATCCGGTTATCTTTATATTTACCCGCTCACAGAACCGTTCACAGCTGCGCGTCTTGTCCCTAAGTCTGCGATGATGTCTATGGCGAAGACTATCTGCTCTGTGCCTGTCAAGTATTGCACCGCGCGTGCAGTGTTTACATGCGGAAAATTCTAATTACTTCCGGTTACGTTCCCGTGACGTCAACGCGTTTCATGGACGAATCTGCAAATTTGTATTAAACCCACAAACAAACCTCGGACGTACTGTTTGGTTTCTACAATATCTGCACCTCTAAAAATAATACATGTTATGTCATaacatgttttaaagttttaaatccaCAAATGCAAGTTTCCTGCTAAGAAGCCACTATTTACATGCTTTCCGACCAAACTGCTACGATATGCTGCAAGACTCTTAAATCCTAGAATTTCTTTAAGTGTGTAAGCTGAATTACTGCCTTATCTATGTTATTGCACTATATTTTGCACTCCTCCCCTATATGCACtttctaattattattattaccattgGCATTAGTTCCCTGTTTTGCGCCTGGTATAAAAATACTATAAATAATGATTATTGATTCATTTATTCAGTccagtcatttttttctttcttacttgCCTTATATGCACAGAACTGATTCTATAAAGCATATTTTACTTCTTGAAAAcggactttgtttttttgtgttgttttttttttttttttaggaaaatagGTATACTGGTGATAGTCAGCAATACAGTAATTCTATTTCAttattaagattaaaatattatataggacattatatattatataggacattatataaataaatatatatatatatatatatatatatatatatatatatatatatatatatatatatatatatatatatatatatatatatatatatatatatatatatatatatatatatatatatatatatatatatatatatatataaattccaCATGAGCAATGAAATCAACATGCAGAAATTCAAGTTTATTAATCAACATTTCAACATATATCTGTCGTCTCCGATGCCCCACTTAACTGTTGTACTATAAAGTATTTAATTACTCCTGCACAATAAATGTGTATTTTCCTGTATGAATCCTATACACTTGTGATCATTTTTAGGCATCACTCACCCTGCTTTGAAACTTTCcagttaagaaaaaaagatatgcATTTGTAGACACTTTTtgtcaaaaacagtaaaaaaaaaggtgttaatGAAAATGCTGTGGCCGTAAAAAATATAGGTGAGGTAGCCAGTGCTCTGGTGCAGCTGCCGTAACAAATACACTTTCTAAAAGTGTCATGAATGAGAATGAACCATTGTAGTTTTGTGGGCTCAGTCAGCCCTCGTAATACCTCTCCAGGCAAGAGTAAGTAAGGGTCTAATTGCACTCAAAGAGAATGGGAGGGGGGTGGTCCTCCTCTCTGGAGTCACAAGCTATTAGGTCTACCTTCTCAACACAAAGCAACCCCATCCCGTCCATTCTATTGTCTGCACTGAGCAATAATAAGGAAAGGAACATATGCTGGCAGTCAGTCCAGTTGTCAGCATCTGTTGTTTCTCAGCCAGATGCTCCGTGGACTGAGTGGACAGTCCTCCCAAACAACCAGTATTCTTCCCAAACAGCTTA comes from Fundulus heteroclitus isolate FHET01 chromosome 4, MU-UCD_Fhet_4.1, whole genome shotgun sequence and encodes:
- the fam120b gene encoding constitutive coactivator of peroxisome proliferator-activated receptor gamma produces the protein MGVKGLQSFVERCCPEACVTVNLREMARQHVAKNQQSCTSTADMTSPTLVVDGMSCLCHWYSCTNWVCGGQWMEYLDVLKNWVEAFTSAGINLVFFFDGVVEEQKRPEWVKRRHRVNRDIVKIFNYIKERGEQPGRQLSCLPSALATFTPLALRSLGQKVFCSVREADYEIASYARRHGSMGILGQDSDFIIYDSAPYLSVAKLRINGLTTVMYDRQKVCRNIGLAVTQLPLLACLLGNDVVSEEHMQHIRNNAVAAYRRTNPEPYLGHPQGQLVLAVAQFVRSLNVSEEEETGLVPRSLNVSSSQSELLKKGICSYLLPGHKDYELVDISAPPFAFEKHISPEILKACREKHVAAEGFMVYSVVCAGVTECSNSLEDEEDKELPPQALVYKPCRQRVYGLLLLLGKDDSSVDVPAIREWFVFPGNPLKEADMVHPAPVNIPCGEPSLDLLWFSSGPEVSALRLAAFLAVFDCLDYSDLHGEIGDSLLAALCLVTYVVLQVQTLSEEDVDAYLSQAVCLRLKSPLELQRIELPLLSSRAVQLGSLYVRGLSHLLGANNASGCPLPSAALMPWHSFDGRLFHSKYLLAHSSVEKSELLDSDMSCLSQFAQLKEKLVETCRKRGRLLQSRPRGTQRNLQPPPGARYRGTHSGFPPRVDQGWRGETKRGLRHGQRWREREEVWREQSDYENPGTEHWRGGHGGGGQSFVSCPTNSYEGQPGTRNQFRGRLYHNRRRY